DNA from Armatimonadota bacterium:
GTGGCTGTGGCTAAGGCTTCTTTCAGACCCCGCCTCGCGGCGACGCCCTTGCCTTCGCTTAACGGTTACGGTCTCCGATACCGTAGAGGACTTCCACCTCCGAGATCATGAACATGCCCGGCATACGGACGGCGTGGACTGCGTCCCGCTCCTCCTTGCGCTCAAGTACATCTTCAGGCCTTCTCGATTCATCCGGCACTGACCTCGCTACTGCCCCGCCGTCCGTCTCGATCATCTCATCAAGGGACGGGCCAATCACAGCCCGGCGACGCTTGCGCCGGCGTAACTCATTGATGCTGGCGTTCACGGCAATCCGGTACAGCCACGTCCGGAAACTCGCCTGCCCCTGATACTTGAACCCGCGGAGCGCCTGCAACGCACGGACAAAGATGTCCTGGGTGAGGTCTTCAGCTTCGGCCGCCCCGCACATCCGGTAGACGATCCCATAGACCTGCCGGTGGTATCTCTCTACCAGGACGCCGAAGGCTTCCCCGTTCCCAAGCTGCGCGGCGTGCACAAGGTAAGCGTCGGGACAGCCGGGGTCGCGGATCCGGCCGGCATCAATGATGCCGTCACCCACCGACCCGTTCCCGCCTACAAACACCCTCGCAGACATGCTGGTTCCACCTTGTCCCCTAAGGCTAGGCGTAATTATAGCACATGCGGCACAACTACCTGGAGTCGTACTTCCCAATCCGTGAAGTACGTCTCCCGAGAATCCTCTGAGATTGAGTATACCCAAAGGGTCGGATGCTGTCTACTACAATTGGTCGCAGATAAGGAGCGTCGATTCTGTGGGATGCGTGCCGTGCCGTGTGTTGTTGGGCTCTCGGTGGAATAACGCCGGTTCGAAGCCGGGGGATTCCGGCCGCGCGACTGTGCCGCAAGCTCCGAAGGGGCGGTCGGCCCCGATGTGCGAGGAATGGCCTGTCGCCCATCTTGAGCGGCTCAAGGGGCATCGCGGGGCGGCAATCCGGGGGATTCCCCCGCCCCCGGCTATTGTCTTCCCTGCGCTCCGCGGGCTGTGCGCCAGCGGCTCATGGCGAATGGCATGCCGAGCGCGAATTCGGCCCCG
Protein-coding regions in this window:
- a CDS encoding sigma-70 family RNA polymerase sigma factor, which codes for MSARVFVGGNGSVGDGIIDAGRIRDPGCPDAYLVHAAQLGNGEAFGVLVERYHRQVYGIVYRMCGAAEAEDLTQDIFVRALQALRGFKYQGQASFRTWLYRIAVNASINELRRRKRRRAVIGPSLDEMIETDGGAVARSVPDESRRPEDVLERKEERDAVHAVRMPGMFMISEVEVLYGIGDRNR